Proteins encoded in a region of the Pseudomonas sp. GOM7 genome:
- a CDS encoding TAXI family TRAP transporter solute-binding subunit yields MRLTKKLGLFAAAAALTASTAVLAAPTFINVLTGGTSGVYYPIGVALSQLYSTGIDGAKTSVQATKASVENLNLLQAGRGELAFALGDSVADAWNGVEDAGFKTPLKKIRAIAGTYPNYIQIVASADSGIKTLADLKGKRISVGAPKSGTELNARAIFAAAGLTYKDMGTVEFLPYAESVELIKNRQLDATLQSSGLGMAAIRDLASTMKINFVSIPADVTAKIGNAAYQAATIPAGTYDGQDADVPTVAITNILVSHEGVSDEVAYQMTKLMFDNLDRLGNAHSAAKDIKLENAAKNLPIPLHPGAERYYKEVGAL; encoded by the coding sequence ATGCGACTGACCAAGAAACTCGGCCTTTTCGCCGCCGCTGCGGCGCTGACTGCCAGCACTGCCGTGCTCGCCGCGCCCACCTTCATCAACGTGCTCACTGGCGGTACCAGCGGCGTGTACTACCCGATCGGCGTTGCCCTGTCGCAGCTCTACAGCACCGGCATCGACGGCGCCAAGACCTCGGTGCAGGCCACCAAGGCCTCGGTGGAAAACCTCAACCTGCTGCAGGCTGGCCGTGGTGAACTGGCCTTCGCCCTCGGTGATTCGGTCGCTGACGCCTGGAACGGCGTGGAAGACGCCGGCTTCAAGACCCCGCTGAAGAAGATCCGCGCCATCGCCGGTACCTACCCGAACTACATCCAGATCGTCGCCAGCGCCGATTCCGGCATCAAGACCCTGGCTGATCTCAAAGGCAAGCGCATCTCCGTGGGCGCGCCGAAGTCCGGTACCGAACTCAACGCCCGCGCCATCTTCGCCGCCGCCGGCCTGACCTACAAGGACATGGGCACCGTCGAGTTCCTGCCCTACGCCGAGTCGGTGGAGCTGATCAAGAACCGCCAGCTAGACGCCACCCTGCAGTCTTCCGGCCTGGGCATGGCGGCCATTCGTGATCTGGCCTCGACCATGAAGATCAACTTCGTTTCGATTCCGGCTGACGTCACCGCCAAGATCGGCAACGCCGCCTACCAGGCTGCCACCATTCCGGCCGGCACCTATGACGGCCAGGACGCCGACGTGCCCACCGTGGCCATCACCAACATCCTGGTGAGCCATGAAGGCGTGTCCGACGAGGTGGCCTACCAGATGACCAAGCTGATGTTCGACAACCTCGACCGCCTGGGCAACGCCCACTCCGCAGCCAAGGACATCAAGCTGGAAAACGCCGCCAAGAACCTGCCGATCCCGCTGCACCCGGGTGCCGAGCGTTACTACAAGGAAGTCGGCGCGCTGTAA
- a CDS encoding TRAP transporter permease has product MSDQNNELAASPSHWPKALFAVALLFSIFQIVTAAFHPVSTQVLRAVHVGFLLLLVFISFPALGKGRPWQPLAWLLGLAGMATALYQWYFEADLIQRSGDMTSTDMIVGLTLIVLVFEAARRVMGIALPIICALFLAYGLLGQYLPGDLMHRGYGLDQIVNQLSFGTEGLYGTPTYVSATYIFLFILFGAFLEQAGMIKLFTDFAMGLFGHKLGGPAKVSVVSSALMGTITGSGVANVVTTGQFTIPLMKRFGYKPAFAGGVEATSSMGSQIMPPIMGAVAFIMAETINVPFFEVAKAALIPALLYFGSVFWMVHLEAKRANLRGLPKDECPNPWKAVRERWFLLIPLGILIYLLFSGRTPLFSGTVGLALTAMVILGSAIILQVSSKAMRFAFWIALGVLCAGFFQLGIGVVFGVIAALVAGCWFVKGGRETLVLCLHALVEGARHAVPVGIACALVGVIIGVVSLTGVASTFAGYILAIGQDNLFLSLVLTMLTCLVLGMGIPTIPNYIITSSIAAPALLDLGVPLIVSHMFVFYFGIMADLTPPVALACFAAAPIAKERGLKISLWAVRIAVAGFVVPFMAVYSPALMLQGDSLLATLYVICKAVLAIGLLGAIFTGYLQARLSWWERVLGFAAGASLILATPASDEIGFALSAIFIAQHFWRARRAEVATA; this is encoded by the coding sequence ATGAGTGATCAGAACAACGAATTGGCCGCCAGCCCTTCTCACTGGCCCAAGGCACTCTTTGCAGTCGCGTTGCTGTTTTCCATCTTCCAGATCGTCACCGCCGCCTTTCACCCGGTGTCGACTCAGGTGTTGCGCGCCGTGCACGTTGGTTTCTTGCTGCTGTTGGTGTTCATCAGTTTCCCCGCGCTCGGCAAGGGCCGGCCGTGGCAGCCGCTGGCCTGGCTGCTGGGCCTGGCGGGCATGGCCACGGCCCTCTACCAGTGGTACTTCGAGGCGGATCTGATCCAGCGTTCCGGTGACATGACCAGCACCGACATGATCGTTGGCCTGACCCTGATCGTGCTGGTATTCGAGGCGGCGCGCCGGGTCATGGGCATCGCCCTGCCGATCATCTGCGCGCTGTTTCTCGCCTATGGCTTGCTTGGCCAATACCTGCCGGGCGACCTGATGCACCGTGGTTATGGCCTCGACCAGATCGTCAACCAGCTATCGTTCGGCACTGAAGGCCTGTACGGCACACCGACCTACGTGTCGGCCACCTACATCTTCCTGTTCATCCTGTTTGGCGCCTTCCTCGAGCAGGCCGGGATGATCAAGCTGTTCACCGATTTCGCCATGGGCCTGTTCGGCCACAAGCTGGGCGGCCCGGCCAAGGTGTCGGTGGTGTCCTCGGCGCTGATGGGCACCATCACCGGCTCTGGCGTGGCTAACGTGGTCACCACCGGCCAGTTCACCATCCCGCTGATGAAGCGCTTCGGCTACAAGCCGGCCTTCGCCGGTGGTGTCGAGGCCACCTCGTCGATGGGCAGCCAGATCATGCCGCCGATCATGGGCGCCGTGGCTTTCATCATGGCCGAGACCATCAACGTGCCGTTCTTCGAGGTGGCCAAGGCCGCGCTGATCCCGGCGTTGCTGTACTTCGGCTCGGTGTTCTGGATGGTGCACCTGGAGGCCAAGCGTGCCAACCTGCGCGGCCTGCCCAAGGATGAATGCCCGAACCCATGGAAGGCCGTGCGCGAGCGCTGGTTCCTGCTGATCCCGCTGGGCATCCTGATCTACCTGCTGTTCTCCGGGCGCACGCCACTGTTCTCCGGCACGGTTGGCCTGGCCCTGACGGCCATGGTCATCCTCGGCTCGGCGATCATCCTGCAGGTGTCGTCCAAGGCCATGCGCTTCGCCTTCTGGATCGCCCTGGGCGTGCTCTGCGCCGGCTTCTTCCAGCTCGGTATCGGCGTGGTGTTCGGCGTCATCGCGGCGCTGGTGGCGGGGTGCTGGTTCGTCAAGGGCGGCCGTGAAACTCTGGTGCTGTGCCTGCACGCGCTGGTCGAAGGCGCGCGCCATGCAGTGCCGGTGGGTATCGCCTGCGCCCTGGTCGGGGTGATCATCGGCGTGGTGTCGCTGACCGGGGTGGCCTCCACCTTCGCCGGCTACATCCTCGCCATCGGCCAGGACAACCTGTTCCTCTCGCTGGTGCTGACCATGCTCACCTGCCTGGTGCTGGGCATGGGCATTCCGACCATCCCCAACTACATCATCACCAGCTCCATCGCCGCGCCGGCGCTGCTGGATCTGGGCGTGCCGCTGATCGTCTCGCACATGTTCGTCTTCTACTTCGGCATCATGGCCGACCTCACCCCGCCGGTGGCGCTGGCCTGCTTCGCCGCTGCGCCGATCGCTAAGGAGCGTGGGCTGAAGATCAGCCTGTGGGCGGTGCGCATCGCCGTGGCCGGTTTCGTCGTGCCCTTCATGGCGGTCTATTCGCCGGCTCTGATGCTGCAGGGCGACAGCCTGCTGGCAACGCTCTACGTCATCTGCAAGGCGGTGCTGGCCATCGGCCTTCTGGGCGCGATATTCACCGGCTACCTGCAGGCCAGGCTGAGCTGGTGGGAGCGCGTGCTGGGTTTTGCTGCCGGAGCCAGCCTGATCCTGGCCACGCCGGCCAGTGACGAGATCGGCTTCGCTCTCAGCGCCATCTTCATTGCCCAACACTTCTGGCGTGCCCGTCGTGCCGAGGTCGCGACGGCGTGA
- a CDS encoding DUF1850 domain-containing protein, with product MIGLCLGMAGVVWASLPTPAFTLAWNHSIEKIRWEEDYRVTTEGLILGEARVKGSGAGMEIPDGAELRNGSWHYQRQLPPLQPLRVGRTPEAGDYQLCFDQRCRPMSDWLGPPKASQPALELWSCELGSSAPDAG from the coding sequence GTGATCGGCCTGTGCCTGGGGATGGCCGGCGTGGTGTGGGCGTCGCTGCCCACGCCCGCGTTCACCCTGGCCTGGAACCACAGCATCGAGAAGATTCGCTGGGAAGAGGATTATCGCGTCACCACCGAGGGCCTGATCCTCGGTGAGGCGCGGGTCAAAGGCTCGGGCGCCGGAATGGAGATTCCCGACGGCGCCGAACTGCGCAATGGCAGCTGGCATTACCAGCGTCAGCTACCGCCCTTGCAACCCCTGCGAGTCGGGCGTACGCCTGAAGCCGGGGATTACCAACTGTGTTTCGACCAGCGTTGTCGCCCGATGAGCGACTGGCTCGGCCCGCCAAAAGCGAGCCAGCCGGCGTTGGAATTGTGGAGCTGTGAGCTGGGCTCCTCCGCGCCTGATGCGGGCTAG